Proteins from one Candidatus Equadaptatus faecalis genomic window:
- the aspS gene encoding aspartate--tRNA ligase has product MERYFNAEWQRTMKCGQPREADTGKEVVLNGWLRARRDLGGIIFIELWDKSGVTQLVFNPELNAEAHSRAGALRSEYCLAVRGKLRIRPEGTENPDLATGNVEVVVSDFLVLSPSKLPPFEMDSVDEVNEDLRMKYRYLDLRRERMQDNLKKRNDITLFTRNYFAKNEFLDIETPMLTRSTPEGARDFLVPSRLNPCKFYALPQSPQLFKQLLMVGGCERYMQIVKCFRDEDLRADRQPEFTQIDLEMSYTTEEDIYKLIEGYLSGVFKEVLGIDVQTPFLRMTWKDAMDAYGSDKPDLRINMKMVDLAEVFAGGENPFAGLLANGGTIKGLRLEGGAALSRKDLTVLEDRAKKLGAAGMANFQVKDGELKGPLVKFLNETQIAKLYELSEIKEGDALFIMADADWQKACTILGQMRLEIARERGLVEEGFKFLWVTEFPLLEWSDEENRWMAMHHPFTAPFDEDMQYLFTEPGKVRSRAYDVVLNGTEIGGGSIRIHDPKMQEEVFKALNFTPEAARERFDFFLEGLSYGTPPHGGLAFGLDRLVMIMCGCKSIRDVMAFPKNQKAQCPLAFAPSAVDDAQLQELSIRTDELLG; this is encoded by the coding sequence ATGGAACGCTATTTTAATGCCGAATGGCAGAGAACAATGAAATGCGGTCAGCCCAGGGAAGCTGATACCGGCAAGGAAGTCGTACTCAACGGCTGGCTTCGCGCACGCCGTGACCTTGGCGGAATTATTTTTATCGAGCTTTGGGACAAGTCAGGCGTTACACAGCTTGTTTTTAACCCTGAACTGAACGCCGAAGCTCATTCAAGAGCCGGCGCGCTCCGCAGCGAATACTGCCTTGCAGTCAGGGGCAAGCTCCGTATTCGTCCGGAAGGAACTGAAAATCCTGACCTTGCAACGGGCAACGTTGAAGTTGTAGTGTCAGATTTCCTCGTTCTGTCGCCTTCAAAGCTTCCGCCGTTTGAAATGGACAGCGTGGACGAGGTCAACGAAGATCTCCGTATGAAATACCGTTATCTTGACCTCCGCCGCGAGCGTATGCAGGATAACCTTAAAAAACGCAACGACATTACGCTTTTCACGAGAAATTATTTCGCGAAGAACGAATTTCTTGACATAGAGACGCCGATGCTTACGCGTTCAACGCCTGAAGGCGCGCGTGACTTCCTTGTTCCAAGCCGTCTCAATCCGTGCAAATTCTACGCTCTTCCGCAGTCGCCCCAGCTTTTCAAACAGCTGCTTATGGTCGGCGGCTGCGAGCGTTACATGCAGATTGTAAAGTGCTTCCGCGATGAAGACCTCCGTGCTGACAGACAGCCTGAATTTACGCAGATAGACCTTGAAATGAGCTACACGACAGAAGAGGATATCTACAAACTTATAGAAGGCTATCTCTCAGGCGTTTTCAAGGAAGTCCTCGGTATTGACGTTCAGACGCCGTTCCTCCGCATGACATGGAAGGATGCTATGGACGCTTACGGAAGCGATAAGCCTGACCTTCGCATAAATATGAAGATGGTCGACCTCGCCGAAGTGTTCGCAGGCGGAGAAAATCCGTTTGCCGGACTTCTCGCGAACGGCGGAACCATTAAGGGACTCCGTCTTGAAGGCGGTGCAGCCCTCTCGCGCAAAGACCTTACCGTGCTTGAAGACAGAGCGAAAAAGCTCGGCGCCGCAGGCATGGCAAACTTCCAGGTAAAAGACGGGGAACTCAAAGGACCTCTCGTCAAATTCCTTAACGAAACGCAGATTGCAAAGCTTTACGAGCTTTCCGAAATCAAGGAGGGCGACGCTCTCTTCATTATGGCTGACGCTGACTGGCAGAAAGCATGCACGATTCTCGGACAGATGCGTCTTGAAATCGCGCGCGAACGCGGTCTTGTCGAAGAAGGCTTCAAGTTCCTCTGGGTTACGGAATTCCCGCTGCTTGAATGGAGCGACGAAGAAAACCGCTGGATGGCAATGCACCATCCGTTTACGGCACCGTTTGACGAAGATATGCAGTATCTCTTCACGGAGCCGGGCAAAGTACGCTCACGCGCCTACGACGTTGTTCTCAACGGCACTGAAATAGGCGGAGGCTCAATAAGAATTCATGACCCTAAAATGCAGGAAGAGGTTTTTAAGGCTCTTAACTTCACGCCTGAAGCGGCACGCGAACGCTTTGATTTCTTCCTTGAAGGTCTCAGCTACGGCACACCTCCTCACGGCGGACTTGCCTTTGGTCTTGACAGGCTTGTCATGATTATGTGCGGCTGCAAATCAATACGCGACGTTATGGCATTCCCG